A DNA window from Streptomyces sp. 71268 contains the following coding sequences:
- a CDS encoding alanine racemase — translation MSYPSTDRARLDRATAHLDAPLAVVDLRAFDANARSLAQRARGKPIRVASKSVRCRALLERALRQDGFAGVLSFTLAESLWLARSGFPDVLLAYPSADRAGYATLTSDPELAAAVTVTIDDPAQLDAIDAARGGTEQVRVCLELDTSLRLGRALRVGALRSPLHEPDQLVALARTVADRPGFRLVGLMAYEGHIAGVGDAVPGHPVRSRAIRLLQGAARRELAARRAAAVRAVRQVADLEFVNGGGTGSVQHTAAEEAVTELAAGSGLYVPRLFDHYTSFSGHPAALFALPVVRRPGVGVVTVLGGGYPASGAVGADRLPSPYLPRGLRYHPLEGAGEVQTPLLGPAADDLLIGDKVWFRHAKAGELCERFDAVQLIDGERVVDVVPTYRGEGKTFL, via the coding sequence ATGTCGTATCCGAGCACCGACCGGGCCCGTCTCGACCGGGCGACGGCCCACCTTGACGCCCCGCTCGCGGTGGTCGACCTCAGGGCGTTCGACGCCAACGCGCGCAGCCTGGCGCAGCGGGCGCGGGGCAAGCCGATCCGTGTCGCGAGCAAGTCGGTGCGCTGCCGCGCGCTGTTGGAGCGCGCGCTGCGGCAGGACGGGTTCGCGGGCGTGCTCAGCTTCACGCTGGCCGAGTCGCTGTGGCTGGCCAGGTCCGGTTTCCCGGACGTGCTGTTGGCCTACCCCTCCGCGGACCGGGCCGGTTACGCCACGCTCACCAGCGATCCGGAGCTGGCCGCCGCCGTGACCGTGACCATCGACGACCCGGCCCAGCTCGACGCGATCGACGCCGCGCGGGGCGGCACCGAACAGGTGCGGGTCTGCCTGGAGTTGGACACCTCGCTACGGCTCGGCCGCGCGCTGCGGGTGGGGGCGCTGCGCTCGCCTCTGCACGAGCCGGACCAACTGGTCGCGCTCGCCCGTACGGTCGCGGACCGGCCGGGTTTTCGACTGGTCGGACTCATGGCCTACGAGGGGCACATCGCCGGCGTCGGGGACGCGGTGCCCGGGCATCCGGTGCGTTCCCGGGCGATTCGGCTGTTGCAGGGCGCGGCGCGGCGCGAGTTGGCCGCGCGGCGGGCGGCGGCGGTGCGGGCCGTGCGGCAGGTCGCCGATCTGGAGTTCGTGAACGGGGGCGGCACGGGCAGCGTGCAGCACACCGCGGCGGAGGAGGCGGTGACGGAGCTGGCGGCGGGCTCGGGCCTGTACGTGCCGCGACTCTTCGACCACTACACGTCCTTCAGCGGCCACCCGGCCGCGCTGTTCGCGCTGCCGGTGGTGCGCAGGCCAGGCGTCGGCGTGGTGACCGTGCTCGGCGGCGGCTATCCGGCCTCCGGGGCGGTGGGGGCGGACCGGCTGCCGTCGCCGTACCTGCCGCGCGGGCTGCGGTACCACCCGCTGGAGGGCGCCGGCGAGGTGCAGACCCCGCTGCTCGGTCCGGCCGCCGACGACCTGCTGATCGGGGACAAGGTGTGGTTCCGGCACGCGAAGGCCGGGGAGTTGTGCGAGCGCTTCGACGCGGTGCAGTTGATCGACGGCGAGCGGGTGGTGGACGTGGTGCCCACCTACCGAGGCGAAGGCAAAACGTTCCTGTAG
- a CDS encoding aldehyde dehydrogenase family protein — translation MANAEFPTEHQVVNPTTEEVIATVVATTPRQVTAAVARAVAAQRTWAALAPGERARALRAFAQTVDQHVEELADIEVREAGHPVGNARWEAGNARDLLDYAAGGVERLLGQQIPVPGGINVTFAEPLGVVAVIAPWNFPLPIAAWGLAPALAAGNAVLLKPAEATPLSALRLAELGREAGLPPDLFQVLPGAGPVVGTALVDHPDVAKVVFTGSSAVGRQLMARCAPQVKRLTLELGGKSPNIVFADADIERAARAAPASFLDNSGQDCCARSRVLVQRSVYDRFLELLEPAVRDFRVGDPADPATEMGPLISAAHRERVRSFVPEDAPAAIRGRVPAGKGFWYPATVLEAAPDSRVATEEVFGPVAVVLPFEDEADAVRLANATDYGLAGSVWTRDVGRAVRVARSVAAGNLSVNSHSSVRYWTPFGGFKHSGLGRELGPDALAAFTETKNVFISTEEN, via the coding sequence TTGGCCAACGCGGAGTTCCCGACCGAGCACCAGGTCGTCAACCCGACGACCGAAGAGGTCATCGCCACCGTCGTCGCCACCACCCCACGGCAGGTCACGGCCGCCGTGGCGCGGGCCGTGGCGGCCCAGCGCACCTGGGCCGCGCTGGCCCCCGGCGAGCGGGCCCGAGCGCTGCGCGCCTTCGCCCAGACCGTCGACCAGCACGTCGAGGAACTCGCCGACATCGAGGTGCGCGAGGCGGGCCACCCCGTCGGCAACGCGCGCTGGGAGGCCGGCAACGCCCGCGACCTGCTCGACTACGCGGCCGGGGGAGTGGAGCGGCTGCTGGGCCAGCAGATTCCCGTCCCCGGCGGCATCAACGTCACCTTCGCCGAACCGCTCGGCGTGGTCGCCGTCATCGCGCCGTGGAACTTCCCGCTGCCGATCGCCGCCTGGGGCCTGGCCCCGGCGCTCGCCGCCGGCAACGCCGTCCTCCTCAAGCCCGCCGAGGCCACCCCGCTCAGCGCGCTGCGGCTGGCCGAACTCGGCCGGGAGGCCGGGCTGCCACCCGACCTGTTCCAGGTGCTGCCGGGCGCGGGGCCGGTGGTGGGCACCGCGCTCGTGGACCACCCCGACGTCGCCAAGGTCGTCTTCACCGGCTCGTCCGCCGTCGGCCGGCAGCTCATGGCCCGCTGCGCGCCCCAGGTCAAGCGGCTCACGCTGGAACTCGGCGGCAAGAGCCCCAACATCGTCTTCGCCGACGCCGACATCGAACGCGCCGCCCGCGCCGCCCCCGCCTCCTTCCTCGACAACAGCGGCCAGGACTGCTGCGCCCGCAGCCGCGTCCTGGTCCAGCGATCCGTCTACGACCGCTTCCTGGAACTCCTCGAACCGGCCGTGCGGGACTTCCGGGTGGGCGACCCGGCCGACCCCGCGACGGAGATGGGCCCGCTGATCTCCGCGGCCCACCGGGAGCGCGTGCGCTCCTTCGTCCCCGAGGACGCCCCCGCCGCCATCCGTGGCCGGGTCCCGGCCGGCAAGGGCTTCTGGTATCCGGCCACCGTCCTGGAGGCCGCGCCCGACAGCCGGGTGGCCACCGAGGAGGTCTTCGGGCCGGTCGCGGTGGTGCTCCCGTTCGAGGACGAGGCCGACGCGGTACGGCTGGCCAACGCCACCGACTACGGCCTGGCCGGCTCGGTGTGGACCCGCGACGTGGGCCGCGCCGTCCGGGTGGCCCGCTCCGTCGCGGCCGGCAACCTCTCCGTCAACTCGCACAGCAGCGTGCGCTACTGGACCCCCTTCGGCGGCTTCAAGCACTCGGGGCTCGGCCGCGAACTCGGCCCCGACGCGCTCGCGGCCTTCACCGAGACCAAGAACGTCTTCATCAGCACCGAGGAGAACTGA
- the mycP gene encoding type VII secretion-associated serine protease mycosin has protein sequence MLGALACLTLLSPAPVAEADGIQSQEWALDAIHARDAWRTTKGEGVTVAVLDTGVDADHPDLRGQVLQGKDMIGFGARRGDPSWARHGTAMAGIVAGRGHGTEGGDGVVGVAPGVRILPVRVILEEGDPARKRARSARGAALADGIRWAADHGADIINLSLGDDSESAHPERREDAAVQYALRKGAVVVASAGNGGGEGDRASYPAAYPGVIAVTAVDRYGSRAAFSTRRWYATLCAPGVDVVIADPNRRYYQGWGTSAASAFVSGVAALVRAAYPDLSPVQVKRLLTETAQDRPEGGRNDELGAGMVDAAAAIRAGGRLEARAQLPAPAAYPDRYFGRGPLPERADGADGGPSRLALTAGFAGAALVLTAVVLWRDRRPRDPGRPGPG, from the coding sequence GTGCTCGGCGCGCTGGCCTGCCTCACGCTGCTGTCGCCGGCACCCGTGGCCGAGGCCGACGGCATCCAGTCCCAGGAGTGGGCGCTGGACGCCATCCACGCCCGGGACGCCTGGCGGACGACCAAGGGTGAGGGCGTCACGGTGGCCGTGCTGGACACCGGCGTGGACGCCGACCACCCCGACCTGCGGGGACAGGTGCTCCAGGGCAAGGACATGATCGGGTTCGGGGCCCGGCGCGGCGACCCGTCCTGGGCCCGGCACGGCACCGCGATGGCCGGCATCGTCGCCGGCCGTGGCCACGGCACGGAGGGCGGCGACGGGGTCGTCGGCGTCGCGCCCGGCGTCCGCATCCTCCCGGTGCGGGTGATCCTCGAAGAGGGCGACCCGGCCCGCAAGCGCGCCCGCAGCGCGCGCGGCGCGGCCCTCGCCGACGGCATCCGCTGGGCCGCCGACCACGGCGCCGACATCATCAACCTCTCGCTCGGCGACGACAGCGAGTCCGCCCACCCGGAGCGCCGCGAGGACGCGGCGGTGCAGTACGCGCTGCGCAAGGGCGCCGTCGTGGTGGCCTCGGCCGGCAACGGCGGCGGCGAGGGCGACCGGGCCTCGTACCCGGCCGCCTACCCGGGCGTGATCGCCGTGACCGCCGTGGACCGCTACGGCAGCCGCGCGGCCTTCTCCACCCGCCGCTGGTACGCCACGCTCTGCGCGCCCGGCGTGGACGTGGTCATCGCCGACCCCAACCGCCGCTACTACCAGGGCTGGGGCACCAGCGCGGCATCCGCCTTCGTCTCCGGCGTCGCCGCGCTCGTCAGGGCCGCGTACCCGGACCTCAGCCCGGTGCAGGTCAAGCGGCTCCTCACGGAAACCGCCCAGGACCGGCCCGAGGGTGGCCGCAACGACGAGCTGGGCGCGGGCATGGTGGACGCCGCCGCCGCGATCAGGGCCGGTGGCCGGCTGGAGGCCAGGGCCCAGCTCCCGGCCCCCGCCGCCTACCCCGACCGGTACTTCGGCCGTGGGCCACTCCCGGAGCGGGCGGACGGCGCGGACGGCGGGCCCAGCCGGCTCGCGCTCACGGCCGGCTTCGCGGGGGCGGCGCTGGTGCTCACGGCGGTGGTCCTGTGGCGCGACCGCCGCCCGCGCGACCCCGGCCGACCCGGCCCCGGCTGA
- a CDS encoding SseB family protein, translated as MALKNIPDPGFSDDDGSADERLAAALAAWADDRAAEPRVLGALAGARLLVPVVAVLGEVEEAPTANGGTLRREKTSDMAVPTLQAPDGRRALPAFTSTEALARWRPDARPVAVPLHQALQAAAHEKADTIVLDLAGPVTFPLTGPALLALAEGRTSTDPLADPAVARALRTVLAAEPGVLRAHLAASPEPDADGTLALTLAADAPAREVAQRVAESLAGDEVLRARLVRGLRLALLPAHATVPGEPLYVA; from the coding sequence GTGGCGCTCAAGAACATCCCAGACCCCGGTTTCTCCGACGACGACGGCTCCGCCGACGAGCGGCTCGCCGCCGCTCTCGCAGCCTGGGCCGACGACCGGGCCGCCGAGCCGCGCGTGCTGGGCGCGCTGGCCGGGGCGCGGCTGCTGGTGCCGGTGGTCGCCGTGCTCGGCGAGGTCGAGGAGGCGCCGACCGCGAACGGCGGGACGCTGCGCCGCGAGAAGACCAGCGACATGGCCGTACCCACGCTCCAGGCGCCCGACGGCCGGCGCGCGCTGCCGGCCTTCACCTCCACCGAGGCGCTGGCCCGCTGGCGCCCCGACGCCAGGCCGGTGGCCGTCCCGCTGCACCAGGCGCTCCAGGCCGCCGCGCACGAGAAGGCCGACACCATCGTGCTCGACCTCGCGGGCCCGGTGACCTTCCCGCTGACCGGCCCCGCGCTGCTGGCCCTCGCCGAGGGCCGCACCAGCACCGACCCGCTGGCCGACCCGGCCGTCGCGCGGGCGCTGCGCACCGTGCTGGCCGCCGAGCCGGGCGTGCTGCGCGCGCACCTCGCCGCGTCGCCCGAGCCGGACGCGGACGGCACCCTGGCGCTGACGCTGGCCGCCGACGCGCCGGCCCGCGAGGTCGCCCAGCGCGTCGCCGAGTCGCTCGCCGGCGACGAGGTGCTCCGCGCCAGGCTGGTACGGGGCCTGCGGCTGGCCCTGCTGCCGGCGCACGCTACGGTCCCGGGCGAACCCCTCTACGTCGCCTAG
- the rpmI gene encoding 50S ribosomal protein L35: MPKNKTHSGASKRFKITGSGKVVRQRAGRRHLLEHKSSTLTRRLAGTVELAPADAKKVKKLLGK, encoded by the coding sequence ATGCCGAAGAACAAGACCCACAGTGGTGCCAGCAAGCGCTTCAAGATCACCGGTTCCGGCAAGGTGGTCCGCCAGCGCGCCGGTCGCCGCCACCTTCTCGAGCACAAGTCGTCCACGCTGACGCGCCGCCTCGCGGGAACCGTGGAGCTGGCCCCGGCCGACGCCAAGAAGGTCAAGAAGCTTCTCGGCAAGTGA
- a CDS encoding 3-oxoacyl-ACP reductase → MSDTPAARPSAAASAPLCRRLVDRTAVITGAGSGIGLATARRLASEGARVVCADIDERAGEAAADEVGGLFVRVDVTDQDQVEAAFRAAHDAFGSVDIAFNNAGISPPDDDSILTTDLAAWQRVQQTNLTSVYLCCKAALPYMRAQGRGSIINTASFVAVMGAATSQISYTASKGGVLAMSRELGVQFAREGIRVNALCPGPVNTPLLKELFAKDPERAARRLVHVPVGRFAEPEEIAAAVAFLASDDASFVNAAEFLVDGGIAGAYVTPL, encoded by the coding sequence GTGAGTGACACCCCGGCCGCGCGGCCATCGGCCGCCGCGAGCGCTCCGCTCTGTCGCCGCCTGGTGGACCGTACGGCCGTGATCACCGGCGCCGGCAGCGGCATCGGCCTGGCCACCGCCCGCCGACTGGCCTCCGAGGGCGCGCGCGTGGTCTGCGCCGACATCGACGAACGGGCCGGCGAGGCCGCGGCCGACGAGGTCGGCGGCCTGTTCGTACGCGTGGACGTCACCGACCAGGACCAGGTGGAGGCCGCGTTCCGGGCCGCGCACGACGCCTTCGGTTCGGTGGACATCGCCTTCAACAACGCCGGCATCTCGCCGCCCGACGACGACTCGATCCTCACCACCGACCTGGCCGCCTGGCAGCGCGTCCAGCAGACCAACCTCACCTCCGTCTACCTGTGCTGCAAGGCGGCCCTGCCCTACATGCGGGCCCAGGGCAGGGGCTCGATCATCAACACCGCCTCCTTCGTGGCCGTCATGGGCGCGGCCACCTCGCAGATCAGCTACACCGCCTCCAAGGGCGGCGTCCTCGCGATGTCGCGCGAGCTGGGCGTGCAGTTCGCCCGCGAGGGCATCCGGGTCAACGCGCTGTGCCCGGGCCCGGTGAACACCCCGCTGCTCAAGGAGCTGTTCGCCAAGGACCCCGAGCGCGCGGCCCGCCGCCTGGTGCACGTGCCCGTCGGCCGGTTCGCCGAGCCGGAGGAGATCGCCGCCGCGGTGGCCTTCCTCGCCAGCGACGACGCGTCGTTCGTCAACGCCGCCGAGTTCCTGGTGGACGGCGGCATCGCCGGGGCGTACGTGACCCCGCTCTAG
- a CDS encoding MIP family channel protein, giving the protein MDTRLETRTVISEFAGTLLLVFFAVGSAVLAADYIGTVGIALTFGFTLLALAYALGPISGCHVNPAVTLGMLVAGRISPRTAIEYWIAQLLGGIAGAAILFLLAKQVPGLKTSGQFGSNGYGDRSAVHINTGGAFLAEVMLTFLLVFVVLAVTHKVAVVGFDGLPIGLALGVVHLVGIPLTGTSVNPARSFGPAIFAGADALEQFWLFLIAPLVGAALAAVCHQFTHPRSGDLLDRERAEP; this is encoded by the coding sequence ATGGACACGAGGCTGGAGACGCGGACCGTCATCTCGGAGTTCGCCGGGACGCTGCTGCTGGTGTTCTTCGCGGTGGGCTCCGCCGTCCTCGCCGCCGACTACATCGGCACCGTCGGCATCGCGCTCACCTTCGGCTTCACCCTGCTCGCCCTCGCCTACGCGCTCGGGCCGATCTCCGGCTGCCACGTCAACCCGGCCGTGACGCTGGGCATGCTGGTGGCCGGCCGCATCTCGCCGCGCACGGCGATCGAGTACTGGATCGCCCAGTTGCTGGGCGGCATCGCGGGGGCGGCCATCCTGTTCCTGCTGGCCAAGCAGGTGCCGGGGCTCAAGACCAGTGGCCAGTTCGGCAGCAACGGCTACGGCGACCGCTCGGCCGTGCACATCAACACCGGCGGCGCCTTCCTCGCCGAGGTGATGCTCACCTTCCTGCTGGTCTTCGTGGTGCTCGCGGTGACCCACAAGGTGGCCGTGGTCGGCTTCGACGGGCTGCCGATCGGTCTGGCGCTGGGCGTGGTCCACCTGGTGGGCATCCCGCTCACGGGGACCTCGGTGAACCCGGCCCGAAGCTTCGGCCCCGCCATCTTCGCGGGCGCCGACGCGCTGGAACAGTTCTGGCTCTTCCTGATCGCCCCGCTGGTGGGCGCCGCGCTGGCCGCCGTCTGCCACCAGTTCACCCACCCGCGCTCGGGCGACCTGCTGGACCGCGAGCGCGCCGAGCCCTGA
- the rplT gene encoding 50S ribosomal protein L20 has product MARVKRAVNAHKKRRAILEQASGYRGQRSRLYRKAKEQVTHSLVYNYNDRKKRKGDFRQLWIQRINAAARANGMTYNRFIQGLKAANVEVDRKILAELAVNDANAFAALVEVAQKALPSDVNAPKAA; this is encoded by the coding sequence GTGGCACGCGTCAAGCGGGCAGTCAACGCCCACAAGAAGCGCCGGGCGATCCTGGAGCAGGCCAGCGGCTACCGGGGCCAGCGCTCGCGCCTGTACCGCAAGGCGAAGGAGCAGGTCACCCACTCCCTCGTTTACAACTACAACGACCGCAAGAAGCGCAAGGGCGACTTCCGGCAGCTCTGGATCCAGCGCATCAACGCCGCCGCCCGTGCCAACGGCATGACGTACAACCGCTTCATCCAGGGTCTGAAGGCCGCCAACGTCGAGGTGGACCGCAAGATCCTGGCCGAGCTCGCGGTCAACGACGCCAACGCGTTCGCGGCGCTCGTCGAGGTGGCCCAGAAGGCGCTGCCCAGCGACGTCAACGCCCCGAAGGCCGCCTGA
- a CDS encoding glutamine synthetase family protein, with product MAVRTPPLPVEELRRLVAAGEIDTVVLAFTDMQGRLQGKRFAARFFLDQVLEHGTEGCTYLLAVDVDMNTVDGYAMSSWDRGYGDFAMRGDPGTLRRIPWQPGTAMLIADLGWHDGTPVPASPRQVLRQQLDRLAERGWSAYAGTELEFMIFQDSYEEAWDAAYRGLTPANQYNADYSVLGTARVEPLLRRIRLEMDAAGMTVESAKGECNLGQHEIAFRYDEALTTCDQHAIYKTGAKEIAAQEGSALTFMAKYDEREGNSCHIHLSLRDADGYPVLADDGAPYGMSATMRHFLAGQLAAMRELTLLYAPNINSYKRFRPGSFAPTAVAWGPDNRSCALRVIGRGPGHRLENRLPGGDVNPYLAVAGMIAAGLHGVDQALELPEPVTGNAYASDAERVPATLREAADLWRGSTLARTAFGDEVVEHYLRMAHVEQEAYDTAVTDWERFRSFERM from the coding sequence GTGGCAGTTCGCACGCCCCCGCTCCCGGTCGAAGAGTTGCGCCGGCTCGTGGCAGCCGGCGAGATCGACACCGTCGTCCTCGCCTTCACCGACATGCAGGGCCGGCTCCAGGGCAAGCGGTTCGCGGCCCGGTTCTTCCTCGACCAGGTGCTGGAGCACGGCACGGAGGGCTGCACGTACCTGCTCGCCGTCGACGTCGACATGAACACCGTGGACGGCTACGCCATGTCCTCCTGGGACCGTGGCTACGGCGACTTCGCCATGCGGGGCGACCCGGGCACGCTGCGCCGCATCCCCTGGCAGCCGGGCACCGCCATGCTCATCGCCGACCTCGGCTGGCACGACGGCACCCCGGTGCCCGCCTCGCCCCGCCAGGTACTGCGCCAGCAGCTCGACCGGCTCGCCGAGCGCGGCTGGAGCGCCTACGCGGGCACCGAGCTGGAGTTCATGATCTTCCAGGACAGCTACGAGGAGGCGTGGGACGCCGCGTACCGCGGCCTGACCCCGGCCAACCAGTACAACGCCGACTACTCCGTGCTCGGCACCGCCCGGGTGGAGCCGCTGCTGCGCCGCATCCGCCTGGAGATGGACGCGGCCGGCATGACCGTGGAGTCCGCGAAGGGCGAGTGCAACCTCGGCCAGCACGAGATCGCCTTCCGCTACGACGAGGCGCTCACCACCTGCGACCAGCACGCCATCTACAAGACCGGCGCCAAGGAGATCGCGGCCCAGGAGGGCAGCGCGCTCACGTTCATGGCCAAGTACGACGAGCGCGAGGGCAACTCCTGCCACATCCACCTCTCGCTGCGGGACGCGGACGGGTACCCCGTACTCGCCGACGACGGCGCCCCGTACGGCATGTCCGCCACCATGCGGCACTTCCTGGCCGGCCAGCTCGCGGCCATGCGCGAACTGACCCTCCTCTACGCCCCCAACATCAACTCCTACAAGCGGTTCCGGCCCGGGTCCTTCGCGCCCACCGCGGTCGCCTGGGGCCCCGACAACCGCTCCTGCGCGCTGCGCGTCATCGGCCGCGGCCCGGGCCACCGGCTGGAGAACCGGCTCCCCGGCGGCGACGTCAACCCCTACCTCGCCGTCGCCGGCATGATCGCCGCCGGGCTGCACGGCGTCGACCAGGCGCTGGAACTGCCCGAGCCGGTCACGGGCAACGCCTACGCGAGCGACGCCGAGCGCGTGCCGGCGACCCTGCGCGAGGCCGCCGACCTGTGGCGCGGCAGCACCCTCGCGCGCACCGCCTTCGGCGACGAGGTGGTCGAGCACTACCTGCGCATGGCGCACGTCGAGCAGGAGGCGTACGACACCGCCGTCACCGACTGGGAGCGCTTCCGCTCCTTCGAACGCATGTGA
- a CDS encoding DUF2510 domain-containing protein, with amino-acid sequence MTTPPGWYPDPDHQGHGPAPERWWDGAGWTEGRRSAPSVHDAQTMLSAPGAYAPAPPPPGTAPYGTPQGHALYGPPPGQPPGYPGAPPPAGPPTGRGRRGAVLAGVAVVVVAAVVAGAIALWGGDDGDKGEKAGPNPSLGVPGPSGGSGDDGDGASGSPRAPEPDGRMAVDPANGIAVPVLDQWTASPPGADGLGITTSPYPCPGDGASRCVRGGVFTFGAAGKGYRSQTPEGIAREDIARNAEESYGAGQNNGKPAAYGGLDGHQELKAEEVMVAGQRGYLVRWKAETKKGDDGYVQSVVFPEPGQPAAEADLVVVRLGFDVSSAAPPLSSMDEIIRGIEPATGDGEGV; translated from the coding sequence ATGACGACACCTCCCGGCTGGTACCCCGACCCCGACCACCAGGGCCACGGGCCCGCCCCCGAGCGCTGGTGGGACGGGGCCGGGTGGACTGAGGGGCGCCGCAGCGCGCCCTCGGTGCACGACGCGCAGACCATGCTGTCGGCACCCGGCGCCTACGCCCCCGCGCCGCCGCCCCCGGGCACGGCTCCGTACGGCACGCCGCAGGGGCATGCCCTCTATGGCCCACCGCCGGGGCAGCCACCGGGCTATCCGGGCGCCCCGCCGCCCGCGGGCCCGCCCACCGGCCGTGGCAGGCGCGGTGCGGTGCTCGCGGGCGTGGCCGTCGTCGTGGTCGCCGCCGTCGTGGCGGGCGCCATCGCTCTGTGGGGCGGCGACGACGGCGACAAGGGCGAGAAGGCCGGGCCGAACCCCTCGCTCGGCGTGCCCGGGCCGAGCGGGGGATCGGGCGACGACGGCGACGGGGCCTCTGGATCGCCGCGGGCGCCGGAGCCCGACGGCCGGATGGCCGTCGACCCGGCGAACGGCATCGCCGTGCCGGTCCTCGACCAGTGGACCGCGTCCCCGCCGGGCGCGGACGGCCTCGGCATCACCACCTCGCCCTATCCGTGCCCGGGCGACGGGGCCTCGCGCTGCGTGCGCGGCGGCGTGTTCACCTTCGGCGCCGCCGGCAAGGGCTACCGGTCCCAGACGCCCGAGGGCATCGCCCGGGAGGACATCGCGCGCAACGCCGAGGAGTCGTACGGCGCCGGCCAGAACAACGGCAAGCCGGCCGCGTACGGCGGGCTCGACGGGCACCAGGAGCTGAAGGCGGAGGAGGTCATGGTCGCCGGCCAACGCGGGTACCTGGTGCGGTGGAAGGCGGAGACCAAGAAGGGCGACGACGGCTACGTGCAGAGCGTCGTCTTCCCCGAGCCCGGCCAGCCGGCGGCCGAGGCGGACCTGGTCGTCGTGCGGCTCGGCTTCGACGTCAGCTCCGCGGCCCCGCCGCTGTCGAGCATGGACGAGATCATCCGCGGCATCGAGCCGGCGACGGGCGACGGCGAGGGCGTGTGA
- the infC gene encoding translation initiation factor IF-3 — protein MSAEPRINDRIRVPEVRLVGPSGEQVGIVPLAKALELAQEYDLDLVEVAANARPPVCKLMDYGKFKYESAMKAREARKNQAHTVIKEMKLRPKIDPHDYDTKKGHVVRFLKQGDKVKITIMFRGREQSRPELGYRLLQRLAEDVQDLGFVESNPKQDGRNMIMVLGPHKKKTEAMAEAREAQAARKAERQGAAADAPEQSAEEPAEA, from the coding sequence ATCAGCGCCGAGCCCCGCATCAACGACCGGATTCGCGTCCCCGAGGTGCGACTCGTCGGTCCCAGCGGCGAGCAAGTTGGCATCGTTCCGCTTGCCAAGGCCCTGGAGCTTGCGCAGGAGTACGACCTGGACCTGGTCGAGGTCGCGGCGAACGCCCGTCCGCCGGTCTGCAAGCTCATGGACTACGGAAAGTTCAAGTACGAGTCGGCCATGAAGGCCCGTGAGGCGCGCAAGAACCAGGCGCACACGGTCATCAAGGAGATGAAGCTCCGGCCGAAGATCGACCCGCACGACTACGACACCAAAAAGGGTCACGTCGTCCGGTTCCTCAAGCAGGGCGACAAGGTCAAGATCACGATCATGTTCCGTGGTCGTGAGCAGTCCCGGCCGGAACTCGGCTACCGACTGCTCCAGCGGCTCGCGGAGGACGTCCAGGACCTCGGCTTCGTCGAGTCGAACCCGAAGCAGGACGGCCGGAACATGATCATGGTTCTCGGTCCGCACAAGAAGAAGACCGAGGCCATGGCCGAAGCCCGCGAGGCGCAGGCGGCCCGCAAGGCGGAGCGCCAGGGCGCCGCCGCGGACGCGCCCGAGCAGTCCGCCGAGGAGCCGGCCGAGGCCTGA
- a CDS encoding DUF1844 domain-containing protein: MSDADAQQPNQDQGASPNFDAMTRDIADVPAVEVITTVAVHLMSAAAVNLGLAEDAPEHKDLDEARKLITALAGLVTASATEVGSYHAAPLRDGLKSLQLAFREASVIPDEPGQGPGEKFTGPVFGG; the protein is encoded by the coding sequence ATGAGCGACGCCGACGCCCAGCAGCCGAACCAGGACCAGGGCGCGAGCCCGAACTTCGACGCGATGACCCGCGACATCGCGGACGTGCCCGCCGTCGAGGTGATCACGACGGTCGCGGTGCACCTGATGAGCGCCGCCGCGGTCAACCTCGGGCTCGCCGAGGACGCGCCCGAGCACAAGGACCTGGACGAGGCGCGCAAGCTGATCACCGCGTTGGCGGGCCTGGTCACCGCGAGCGCGACCGAGGTCGGCTCGTACCACGCGGCACCGCTGCGCGACGGTCTCAAGTCGCTCCAGCTGGCCTTCCGCGAGGCGTCGGTCATCCCGGACGAGCCGGGGCAGGGGCCGGGCGAGAAGTTCACGGGGCCGGTCTTCGGGGGCTGA